In one window of uncultured Acetobacteroides sp. DNA:
- a CDS encoding glycoside hydrolase family 16 protein: MLIRKRHLLVFMLSAASCTNLEAQEIDPYNTDSGKPKDIYGYQLVWNDEFSVDGKPSPESWKCEEGFVRNKELQWYQLDNAKCSGGVLTIEGRREKVSNPNYNPTSSDWKKNRQFAEYTSASIKSVGLREFLYGRFEIRAKIDVAKGAWPAIWTLGNSMEWPSCGEVDLLEYYIANGVPSILANVASGTNTRWNAKWNSKITPLSHFIEKDPNWASKFHVWRMDWTPDSINLYLDDELLNTTLLTNTLNADGSQPFHQPQYILLNLALGENGGDPSQSKFPITFQVDYVRVYQKK; this comes from the coding sequence ATGTTAATCCGAAAAAGGCACCTGCTAGTCTTCATGTTATCAGCTGCATCTTGTACCAATCTGGAGGCGCAAGAAATTGATCCGTATAATACAGACTCTGGTAAGCCTAAAGATATCTATGGTTACCAACTGGTATGGAATGACGAGTTCTCTGTCGATGGAAAACCATCACCCGAAAGTTGGAAGTGCGAAGAGGGTTTTGTACGTAATAAGGAGCTTCAGTGGTATCAACTCGATAATGCAAAATGTTCCGGAGGAGTGCTTACGATTGAGGGGCGTCGCGAAAAGGTAAGTAATCCTAACTACAACCCTACAAGTTCAGACTGGAAAAAGAACCGACAATTTGCCGAATATACTTCAGCAAGCATTAAGTCGGTTGGTCTACGCGAATTTCTGTACGGTCGCTTCGAAATCCGCGCCAAAATCGACGTTGCCAAGGGTGCATGGCCAGCCATCTGGACGTTGGGTAACTCAATGGAGTGGCCTTCCTGTGGCGAAGTCGACTTGCTGGAGTACTATATAGCCAACGGAGTACCTTCTATTCTGGCTAACGTGGCTTCTGGAACGAACACCCGATGGAATGCGAAGTGGAATAGCAAAATTACCCCGCTATCGCACTTTATCGAAAAAGATCCCAATTGGGCGAGTAAGTTCCATGTGTGGCGCATGGATTGGACGCCCGATTCAATTAACTTATACCTCGACGATGAGTTGCTTAACACCACTCTTCTGACGAATACGCTAAATGCTGATGGAAGCCAGCCTTTTCATCAACCTCAGTACATCCTGCTTAACCTTGCATTGGGCGAAAATGGTGGAGATCCTTCGCAATCGAAGTTCCCGATCACCTTTCAGGTCGACTATGTGAGGGTTTATCAGAAAAAGTAG